Proteins encoded together in one Candidatus Eremiobacterota bacterium window:
- a CDS encoding YcaO-like family protein yields the protein MGTNEGTGVSFRGKVFRTPKKNPGSPRLMEPEEALELMKPFLRKTGLTRFAQITGLRSVGIPAVNAIRPISHNSSVTHGKGLTLAHALASAAGESIERYCWFNCTVPAFSSTYNDLKERRTVIPMERLALSRFSLFRPDLPEQWMLGWDLMHDEEVPVPFSSVSRSGTCFTTELRSFQSTSNGLAYGVDFLEALSQAIEEVVERDAVACMDMALLSGRIPLSKVRVDLSTIPFETIGGLIGKIEEAGLLPVLLDCTTDTAIPVYHCMLLDDKKCYVGSGASLSPETAMARAFTEAALAHAVLFSGVRDVYFRDERLAGSLVDFRKQMAESLEAPAERSARGLSAERTGSFEGDIAVMKDKLRGAGIDQLIVIDLPEPGLPGSVVKVTAPGLEGYHHTIAYRPGSRALSRMSGERP from the coding sequence ATGGGAACCAATGAAGGGACAGGAGTCTCTTTCAGAGGGAAAGTCTTCCGCACTCCTAAAAAGAACCCGGGCAGCCCGCGGCTCATGGAGCCCGAGGAAGCCCTGGAGCTCATGAAACCCTTTCTCAGGAAAACAGGGCTCACGCGCTTTGCGCAGATCACGGGCCTTCGAAGCGTGGGCATCCCGGCGGTGAACGCCATAAGGCCCATAAGCCATAACTCATCGGTAACCCATGGAAAAGGCCTCACCCTGGCCCATGCCCTGGCCTCGGCAGCAGGGGAGTCCATAGAGCGCTATTGCTGGTTCAACTGTACCGTTCCCGCCTTCAGCAGCACCTATAATGATCTGAAAGAGCGGCGCACCGTGATCCCCATGGAAAGGCTGGCCCTTTCCAGGTTCTCGCTCTTCAGGCCTGACCTTCCTGAACAGTGGATGCTCGGCTGGGACCTCATGCATGACGAGGAGGTGCCGGTGCCTTTTTCATCGGTGAGCAGGTCCGGCACCTGTTTCACCACGGAGCTCCGCTCCTTCCAGAGCACGTCAAACGGCCTCGCCTACGGCGTGGACTTCCTGGAGGCCCTCTCTCAGGCAATCGAGGAAGTGGTGGAGCGGGACGCCGTCGCCTGCATGGATATGGCCCTCCTGTCAGGCCGGATACCGCTCTCGAAAGTCCGCGTGGACCTCTCCACCATACCTTTCGAGACCATCGGGGGACTCATCGGAAAAATTGAAGAAGCGGGGCTCCTCCCTGTCCTGCTGGACTGCACTACCGATACGGCGATCCCCGTTTATCACTGCATGCTCCTCGATGACAAGAAATGCTACGTCGGATCAGGGGCGAGCCTGAGCCCCGAGACCGCCATGGCAAGGGCCTTCACCGAAGCGGCCCTCGCCCACGCCGTGCTGTTCAGCGGGGTGAGAGACGTTTATTTCAGGGACGAGAGGCTTGCAGGCTCGCTCGTCGATTTCAGGAAGCAGATGGCAGAATCCCTCGAAGCCCCGGCGGAAAGGAGCGCACGTGGCCTTTCCGCCGAAAGGACCGGGTCCTTTGAGGGGGACATCGCCGTGATGAAGGATAAACTCCGGGGTGCCGGCATCGACCAGCTCATCGTGATAGACCTTCCAGAGCCAGGCCTCCCGGGGAGCGTGGTAAAGGTGACGGCCCCCGGCCTCGAGGGATACCACCATACTATTGCCTATCGTCCGGGCTCCAGGGCTCTCAGCCGCATGAGCGGAGAGCGGCCCTGA
- the typA gene encoding translational GTPase TypA, with amino-acid sequence MPATLPIRNVAIIAHVDHGKTTLVDALLRQSGTFLLNETVPERVMDSLDLERERGITIAAKNCCLTWEGYVINIVDTPGHADFGGEVERILSMVDGALLLVDAAEGPLPQTRFVVKKALEARLPLVLIINKIDRRDARTEEVEEELLNLLLECGAEAEYLSSPVIYTNARAGAATKTMKKEPVDMRPVFEAIRDYIPSPKVELEKPLSMIVANLGYSDYVGRLAIGRMKSGTVSVNDQVLIAGENKQYKGRVMRIYGYEGLKMVELPIARAGQIVALAGFETITIGDTATSPDDPLIQPRIHVEEPTVSVIFSANTSPFAGREGKYVTGSKLKERLFKEGCWNVSLRIEEGQSPDQFVVAGRGELQLAILIETMRREGYEMEVSKPKVIEKTIDGAVCEPFENLVVDIPEEYIGVTREFMALRRGTLVSMSGFETGMIRLEFHIPSRGLIGIRSTFLTITRGLGIMHSIFEGYRPLSGPIPARVNGALVASVGGAATGYAIAGLAQRGKLFVFPGTEVYSGMIVGEHAREHDLDVNITKQKKLTNMRSSTCDETVVLTPPLIHSLETAIEWINDNESMEITPKSIRLRRLYPLYQPKHHKEL; translated from the coding sequence ATGCCAGCAACACTGCCGATAAGAAATGTAGCCATCATCGCTCACGTAGATCATGGAAAAACGACCCTCGTCGATGCGCTTCTCCGGCAGAGCGGGACCTTTCTCCTCAATGAAACGGTGCCGGAAAGGGTAATGGACTCCCTCGATCTCGAGCGTGAGCGAGGAATCACCATTGCGGCGAAAAACTGCTGCCTTACATGGGAGGGGTACGTGATAAATATCGTTGACACTCCCGGGCATGCCGATTTCGGAGGTGAAGTGGAGAGGATTCTCTCCATGGTCGATGGCGCGCTCCTCCTTGTAGATGCGGCAGAAGGCCCCCTTCCACAGACCAGGTTCGTCGTAAAAAAGGCTCTGGAAGCGCGGCTTCCCCTGGTGCTGATCATCAACAAAATTGACAGGAGAGATGCACGTACCGAGGAAGTGGAGGAGGAGCTTCTCAATCTTCTCCTCGAATGCGGCGCAGAAGCGGAATACCTTTCAAGCCCCGTAATCTATACAAACGCGAGGGCTGGCGCTGCCACGAAGACCATGAAAAAAGAGCCTGTAGATATGAGACCGGTCTTCGAGGCAATCCGCGATTACATTCCAAGCCCTAAGGTCGAATTGGAAAAGCCCCTCAGCATGATCGTGGCGAACCTGGGATACTCCGATTACGTGGGGAGACTGGCCATAGGGAGAATGAAATCAGGCACCGTATCGGTAAATGACCAGGTGCTCATTGCCGGTGAGAATAAACAGTATAAGGGCAGGGTGATGCGAATTTACGGATATGAAGGGCTGAAGATGGTCGAGCTTCCCATTGCAAGGGCCGGTCAGATCGTGGCGCTCGCGGGGTTTGAAACCATCACCATCGGCGACACCGCAACGAGCCCTGACGACCCTCTCATACAGCCCAGGATCCATGTTGAAGAGCCCACGGTGAGCGTGATCTTCTCTGCCAATACCTCCCCCTTTGCAGGGAGAGAGGGGAAGTACGTCACCGGCAGCAAGCTGAAGGAACGTCTCTTCAAGGAGGGATGCTGGAATGTCTCATTGAGGATAGAAGAGGGACAGTCGCCCGACCAGTTTGTTGTTGCAGGAAGAGGTGAGCTTCAGCTCGCCATCCTTATTGAGACAATGAGGAGGGAAGGCTACGAAATGGAGGTGAGCAAGCCGAAAGTCATCGAAAAAACCATTGATGGCGCGGTCTGTGAACCCTTCGAAAACCTTGTCGTAGATATCCCCGAGGAATATATTGGCGTCACCCGGGAGTTTATGGCCCTGAGAAGGGGAACCCTCGTCTCCATGTCAGGCTTCGAAACAGGAATGATCCGCCTGGAATTCCACATCCCCTCGAGAGGCCTTATCGGCATCCGCTCAACATTTCTCACCATTACCAGGGGCCTTGGCATCATGCATTCCATCTTTGAAGGGTACAGGCCTCTTTCGGGGCCTATCCCTGCGAGGGTAAACGGTGCCCTCGTGGCCTCCGTGGGAGGCGCGGCAACTGGTTATGCCATTGCCGGCCTGGCGCAGAGAGGGAAGCTTTTTGTCTTTCCCGGCACCGAAGTCTATAGCGGAATGATTGTAGGTGAGCATGCCCGGGAACACGATCTCGACGTCAATATCACCAAGCAAAAAAAGCTTACCAACATGCGGTCATCAACGTGCGATGAGACGGTAGTGCTCACCCCCCCGCTTATTCATTCCCTGGAAACCGCCATTGAATGGATAAATGACAACGAGTCCATGGAGATAACCCCAAAATCCATTCGCCTGCGAAGGCTCTATCCTCTTTACCAGCCCAAGCACCACAAAGAGCTGTGA
- a CDS encoding Nif11-like leader peptide family RiPP precursor, with protein sequence MSLEKAKDALKKIMNDPDFSRKMINVKSDQEAIELLSSHGFKFTKEEFEKAKHEMRQAVISDAELAGVAGGSDSSNKTAYPVANSVTVGAAAAAF encoded by the coding sequence ATGTCTTTGGAAAAAGCGAAAGATGCGCTGAAGAAGATCATGAATGATCCGGACTTCAGCAGGAAGATGATCAATGTGAAGAGTGATCAGGAAGCGATAGAGCTCCTCTCTTCCCATGGCTTCAAGTTTACCAAGGAAGAATTCGAAAAGGCGAAGCATGAGATGAGACAGGCTGTTATCAGCGACGCTGAGCTCGCAGGCGTGGCTGGAGGAAGCGACAGCTCCAACAAAACAGCTTATCCGGTTGCGAACAGTGTGACAGTCGGAGCGGCGGCGGCTGCTTTCTAG
- a CDS encoding tetratricopeptide repeat protein, which produces MKIHKHYTLQKWALLAVFFILALCLSAWGATPALAQGAADQGAEKNKAGKLLREADSLLKKGLNNEALRKYEEAYEYCVKHGDRESSEAAMALYSIGYTHYHLGNYDRALAYYSDALNAWKKLYGEEHPKIAVCYTLMGNVYDKRGDYDLALNALEVALSLFKKHHHENHPDVALTYDFLGNVHRHKGEYHKAVKIYEMAIDLKKRLQSNNDHEMGTLYNNLGIAYDELGKLDEALASFDTSISIHQRLFGENHPTLAAAYGNIGTIHDKKGDYRKAAEYYEKALALQEQSGIEDNPLLAKLYSQLGSSYENIDAHAKALACHEKALTIHRRLCGENHRDVAGCYIDLGSFYESRGELEQALAYYEKALAVYRKIYEKDHPDTARCYMKLGNHYIRKRDFDRALDYLSHALAVHRQFLGAEHLKIAEDYRSIGNCYSDKGEYQKALDYLEKALAILKKSHGEDHPDIAACYKDIAWICYSRGDSEEALAYYGKALAIDVKCYGEDSVFTAADYAHIGFFYSDEKQYEKALASFNKGMRALSMKKVKSAALVKPEDLPPDDLTVILLRNKASALYELSLRDNSGKELKEASSLLLLAIDIQDKVKGDIKETTSKKRLSIRYSEIFPLTIEVLLKRHEREKDSAYVSEAFQTAERGLSRAFLEMVGKSRAQVAGNLPAEVLEREAALRGEQKALDSLIDKENGKPREKRDMETLRGFYGKRAEKERELESFVRELEKKYPKYAQIKYPKTCTLREVQQEVLGGREACLLYYVGTNRSFLFVITRNVCALFPLPGTKKTGAMVSRFNACMTAARRSDSWVKEAELAAVSHELYTALVKPAEPMIKGKDLIVVPSGDLYFLPFEALLTEAGNEEKPPHYLVEDHAVSYAPSLSLYSLMKTLEKGRARAAKPLLAFGDPVYPVDDDRCNAGIIEKETMRDVERYGAKGLVFGRIEATGDEVRSVAETLGISPSSRDIHLGFNASEESLRRCSLKDYRMIHFACHGIAGYDMGIEPALVLSLSSTPAGKPECDGFLTMSEIFSLALNSDLVVLSACQTGRGKLEKGEGLEGISRAFLFAGSSSVVASLWSIADEETKLFMVDFYRVLGKGKGRREALREAKLRFIAEKDSRKSLPYYWAPFILIGLP; this is translated from the coding sequence ATGAAGATTCACAAGCACTACACTCTTCAGAAATGGGCACTCCTGGCAGTTTTTTTCATCTTGGCCCTCTGTCTTTCCGCCTGGGGCGCTACCCCCGCTCTGGCTCAGGGCGCAGCGGACCAGGGAGCCGAGAAAAACAAAGCCGGAAAGCTTCTCAGGGAGGCTGATTCTCTTCTCAAAAAGGGGCTTAATAATGAAGCGCTCAGGAAGTACGAAGAAGCCTATGAATACTGCGTGAAGCATGGTGACAGGGAAAGCTCAGAGGCAGCCATGGCGCTTTACAGCATCGGCTACACCCACTATCACCTCGGTAACTATGACAGGGCCCTTGCATACTATAGTGATGCTCTGAACGCATGGAAAAAGCTCTACGGTGAAGAGCACCCTAAAATTGCGGTGTGCTATACCCTCATGGGAAATGTCTATGACAAAAGGGGAGACTATGACCTGGCGCTCAACGCTCTGGAGGTTGCTCTTTCACTCTTTAAGAAGCATCATCATGAGAACCATCCTGACGTGGCGCTCACTTATGATTTTCTGGGGAACGTCCACCGCCATAAAGGTGAGTATCATAAGGCAGTTAAGATCTATGAGATGGCCATCGACTTGAAGAAACGGCTACAAAGCAATAATGATCACGAGATGGGCACTCTCTATAACAACTTAGGCATAGCCTATGATGAGCTGGGAAAGCTTGATGAAGCCCTCGCCAGTTTTGATACATCAATTTCAATTCACCAGAGGCTTTTCGGAGAAAACCATCCTACCCTGGCAGCAGCTTATGGCAATATAGGCACGATCCACGATAAAAAAGGAGATTATCGCAAGGCAGCGGAGTATTATGAAAAAGCTCTGGCTCTTCAGGAACAATCCGGCATAGAAGACAATCCCTTGCTGGCCAAATTATACAGCCAGCTGGGCTCATCCTATGAAAACATTGATGCGCACGCGAAAGCCCTGGCCTGCCATGAGAAGGCTCTTACAATCCACAGGAGGCTCTGCGGTGAGAACCACCGCGACGTGGCAGGGTGCTATATCGATCTGGGCTCTTTCTATGAATCCAGAGGTGAGCTTGAACAGGCTCTTGCCTATTATGAAAAGGCCCTCGCAGTGTACCGGAAAATTTATGAAAAAGATCATCCCGATACCGCGCGGTGTTATATGAAATTAGGGAATCACTATATAAGAAAAAGGGACTTTGACAGAGCGCTTGACTATTTATCCCATGCCCTGGCAGTTCACCGGCAGTTTCTGGGTGCAGAGCACCTAAAAATCGCAGAGGACTACAGGAGTATTGGCAACTGTTATAGTGATAAGGGCGAATATCAGAAGGCTCTGGACTATCTTGAAAAAGCCCTGGCAATTTTGAAGAAGTCACATGGTGAGGATCATCCCGACATAGCAGCGTGTTATAAGGATATCGCATGGATATGTTATTCCAGGGGAGACTCTGAAGAAGCCCTCGCTTATTACGGCAAGGCCCTGGCCATTGACGTGAAGTGCTACGGCGAGGATTCCGTCTTTACTGCGGCAGACTATGCTCACATAGGTTTCTTTTATTCGGATGAAAAACAGTATGAGAAGGCGCTTGCCTCTTTCAATAAGGGAATGCGTGCCCTTTCAATGAAGAAGGTAAAAAGCGCCGCTCTTGTGAAGCCCGAAGACCTCCCTCCTGATGATCTCACAGTGATCTTGCTCCGAAATAAAGCTTCAGCCTTGTATGAGCTCTCGCTGCGGGATAACTCCGGCAAAGAGCTGAAGGAGGCGTCATCGCTCCTTCTCCTGGCCATTGATATTCAGGACAAGGTAAAAGGGGATATAAAGGAGACCACCTCAAAGAAACGTTTATCCATAAGATATTCCGAAATCTTTCCACTCACGATAGAGGTGCTCCTCAAGCGGCACGAAAGAGAGAAAGATTCGGCATATGTAAGTGAGGCCTTTCAGACAGCGGAGCGGGGCCTGTCCAGAGCCTTTCTGGAGATGGTGGGGAAGTCCAGGGCGCAGGTTGCGGGGAACCTGCCCGCAGAAGTTCTGGAGAGAGAGGCGGCCCTCAGGGGAGAGCAGAAAGCGCTCGACAGCCTCATAGACAAGGAGAACGGGAAGCCCAGGGAAAAGAGAGATATGGAGACTCTCAGGGGCTTCTATGGGAAGCGTGCGGAAAAAGAGAGGGAGCTGGAAAGCTTTGTGAGGGAGCTTGAAAAAAAGTATCCCAAGTACGCCCAGATCAAGTACCCGAAAACCTGTACTTTGAGAGAGGTGCAGCAAGAGGTGCTGGGAGGCCGGGAGGCATGCCTTCTCTATTATGTGGGAACGAACCGTTCGTTTCTCTTTGTCATCACGAGAAATGTCTGCGCTCTCTTTCCTCTCCCCGGAACCAAAAAGACGGGAGCAATGGTGAGCCGGTTCAATGCCTGTATGACTGCAGCGCGCAGGAGCGATTCCTGGGTGAAGGAAGCCGAGCTCGCCGCAGTGTCCCACGAGCTCTACACCGCCCTTGTGAAGCCTGCGGAGCCAATGATAAAGGGGAAGGACCTCATCGTCGTTCCCAGCGGCGACCTGTATTTCCTCCCTTTCGAGGCCCTTCTCACCGAGGCCGGTAATGAAGAAAAGCCGCCTCACTATCTTGTGGAAGACCATGCCGTCTCCTATGCTCCCTCCCTTTCCCTCTACAGTCTCATGAAAACCCTGGAGAAGGGCCGTGCCCGGGCGGCGAAACCTCTCCTGGCCTTCGGCGATCCCGTGTACCCCGTCGATGATGATCGCTGCAATGCAGGGATTATTGAGAAAGAAACGATGAGAGACGTGGAGCGGTATGGCGCAAAAGGCCTTGTTTTCGGGAGGATAGAGGCCACTGGCGACGAGGTGCGCTCCGTTGCAGAGACGCTCGGTATTTCCCCGTCTTCGAGGGACATTCACCTGGGATTCAATGCGTCAGAGGAGAGCCTTCGCAGGTGCAGCCTCAAGGATTATCGCATGATCCACTTTGCCTGCCATGGCATTGCAGGATACGACATGGGCATTGAGCCGGCCCTGGTGCTCTCGCTTTCAAGCACTCCCGCCGGGAAGCCTGAATGTGACGGTTTTCTCACCATGTCGGAAATCTTCAGCCTCGCTCTCAACAGCGATTTGGTGGTGCTCTCGGCATGCCAGACAGGGCGGGGGAAGCTTGAGAAAGGCGAGGGGCTTGAGGGGATCTCCCGGGCATTTCTCTTTGCAGGGAGCTCTTCCGTGGTGGCCAGCCTCTGGTCAATAGCAGACGAGGAGACCAAGCTCTTCATGGTGGACTTTTACCGGGTCCTGGGGAAAGGAAAGGGGAGAAGAGAAGCGCTTCGGGAGGCAAAACTCCGCTTCATCGCCGAGAAGGACTCCAGAAAGAGCCTCCCTTACTACTGGGCTCCCTTCATTCTCATAGGGCTCCCCTGA
- a CDS encoding TfuA-like protein, translated as MKCVIFTGPTLSKEEAQPWLEAIYLPPARQGDIISAIFTHMPDIIGIIDGASYPDLEVWHRELLYALENGIAVYGSSSIGALRAAELDIHGMQGVGKIYEGLKGIEVSDDDEVMCHYECSGSHRRISEPLANIRATFEALHRERLIDGKLVATLPALAKSLHYRKRTFQAILEKARNAGVLSEKQAEELLNHTRSCYVDLQKEDAIELLKAVKKAMETGGRAPYGKIVDRSDDLIFHVAKYRDRTISRDGEGEGLPLFSLVDYMVLTHPEADELAVSAKNRFLAGVLADMLHVEASDRETGEEALTFRTRYGLEDQERFGEWLAENDLVEEEFRRLMEQNAKMKALHDWLRDKLGQRKFTRVITDELMLTDQYSRWVGKALLAEKLYQERREYGEELLSIEAPEKLVRDHVAGAPREWHRIFRKVMEGMEITDIMLKHQLVKARIERETLEKALLRHLEPAAHE; from the coding sequence ATGAAGTGCGTGATCTTTACAGGGCCGACCCTCTCAAAGGAGGAAGCCCAGCCCTGGCTTGAAGCCATCTATCTGCCTCCCGCCAGGCAGGGAGACATAATAAGCGCCATATTCACCCACATGCCCGACATCATAGGCATCATCGACGGCGCGTCCTATCCGGACCTGGAAGTATGGCACCGGGAGCTGCTCTACGCGCTTGAGAACGGCATTGCCGTGTACGGCTCATCGTCAATCGGGGCGCTCCGGGCAGCGGAGCTGGATATCCATGGCATGCAGGGTGTGGGAAAGATATATGAGGGCCTCAAGGGCATTGAGGTGAGCGACGATGACGAGGTAATGTGCCACTATGAGTGCAGCGGCTCTCACCGGCGCATCTCCGAGCCCCTGGCGAACATCAGGGCGACTTTTGAGGCCCTCCACAGGGAGCGGCTGATTGACGGGAAGCTTGTGGCGACCCTTCCCGCCCTGGCGAAGTCGCTGCATTACAGGAAGCGCACCTTTCAGGCGATCCTGGAAAAAGCCCGCAACGCCGGGGTGCTTTCCGAAAAGCAGGCCGAAGAGCTTCTCAATCATACGAGGTCCTGTTACGTGGATCTCCAGAAAGAAGACGCGATTGAACTTCTCAAGGCCGTCAAAAAGGCCATGGAGACCGGCGGCAGGGCACCGTACGGGAAGATTGTTGACCGTTCCGACGATCTGATCTTCCACGTGGCGAAGTACAGGGACCGCACCATCTCACGTGACGGCGAAGGGGAAGGGCTCCCCCTGTTCTCGCTGGTGGATTACATGGTCCTTACCCACCCTGAAGCCGACGAGCTTGCCGTGAGTGCAAAGAACCGTTTCCTGGCGGGAGTGCTTGCCGACATGCTTCACGTTGAGGCATCTGACAGGGAGACAGGGGAGGAAGCCCTGACCTTCAGGACGCGCTATGGCCTCGAGGATCAGGAGCGATTCGGAGAGTGGCTTGCCGAAAACGATCTCGTCGAGGAAGAGTTCAGGCGGCTGATGGAACAGAACGCGAAGATGAAGGCGCTTCATGACTGGCTGAGGGACAAGCTCGGCCAGAGAAAGTTCACAAGGGTCATCACCGATGAGCTCATGCTGACGGACCAGTATTCCCGGTGGGTCGGGAAAGCGCTCCTGGCCGAGAAGCTCTATCAGGAGCGCCGCGAGTACGGCGAAGAGCTCTTGAGCATCGAGGCTCCGGAGAAGCTGGTAAGGGACCACGTGGCGGGGGCTCCAAGGGAATGGCACAGGATCTTCAGGAAGGTCATGGAAGGGATGGAGATCACCGATATCATGCTGAAACACCAGCTTGTCAAGGCCAGGATAGAGAGGGAGACGCTGGAAAAGGCGCTGCTGAGGCATCTCGAGCCGGCGGCCCACGAGTGA
- a CDS encoding glycosyltransferase family 2 protein — protein sequence MKYDLVVVLPIYNEKELVFPVLSSWISVLERLSSNFLILAINDGSSDGTEQALSAFADNSSVEIINKANSGHGPTILMGYRKAMKLAPWIFQCDSDDEMKAESFPELWENKDRYDVLYGARMGRTQSLARRIVTLCAGFTVKMLYGHGVKDVNTPYRLIRSTLLEEIINEIPDDTFAPNVIITGALHDRGARSLYVPIPYHPREKRGGGELVNYRLIRASLISFIQTVQWKQKTRQLGRK from the coding sequence ATGAAATACGACCTTGTGGTAGTACTGCCAATCTATAATGAAAAAGAACTGGTTTTCCCTGTTTTATCCTCGTGGATATCGGTTCTGGAGAGACTCAGCAGCAATTTTCTCATTCTTGCAATAAATGACGGGTCAAGCGACGGGACGGAACAAGCTCTCTCAGCTTTTGCTGATAACTCTTCTGTTGAAATAATAAACAAGGCCAACAGCGGCCACGGCCCTACAATACTGATGGGGTACAGGAAGGCGATGAAGCTTGCCCCATGGATTTTTCAATGTGACAGCGACGACGAGATGAAAGCTGAGAGTTTTCCAGAGCTTTGGGAGAATAAAGACCGTTATGATGTTCTTTACGGTGCTCGAATGGGACGCACACAAAGCCTGGCCCGGCGGATAGTCACTTTATGTGCCGGATTTACAGTCAAAATGCTCTATGGCCACGGCGTCAAGGATGTGAATACCCCGTACCGCCTCATTCGTTCTACCCTGCTCGAAGAAATCATCAATGAGATCCCTGATGATACCTTTGCCCCCAACGTCATCATAACAGGAGCCCTCCACGACAGGGGAGCCAGATCGCTCTATGTCCCCATACCATATCATCCAAGGGAAAAAAGAGGAGGCGGAGAGCTTGTGAATTACAGGCTCATCAGGGCTTCTCTTATCTCCTTTATCCAGACCGTTCAATGGAAACAGAAGACCAGGCAGCTCGGCAGGAAATAA